A single Sphingomonas sp. IW22 DNA region contains:
- a CDS encoding dihydrolipoamide acetyltransferase family protein, with translation MALFKFRLPDIGEGISEAEIVAWHVKVGDRVEEDQSLADMMTDKATVEMESPVAGTVVELAGEVGDQVPIGSTLVVIETEGAESDDAPAQGDAPTAPVVEEQVEAENPGVEEVAPTEAPAPVETPAPAPAASAPVPAPVADKAKVLASPAVRARAKDLGIDLSQVRHEGAHVRHADLDAFLRYGAAQGYHAPHASRARDDEQVKVIGMRRRIAENMAASKRAIPHFTYVDEIDVTALEAMRGDLNANRGDRPKLTLLPFLIVAICRTLPDFPMLNARYDDEAGVVMRSGRVHMGMATQTDAGLMVPVIRDAQDKNVWQLAAEITRLADAARSGKAKSDELSGSTITVTSLGPLGGIATTPVINRPEVAIIGPNKIVERPVFDGDDIRRAKLMNLSISCDHRVVDGWDAASYVQAVRKLLETPVLLFAD, from the coding sequence ATGGCGCTGTTCAAGTTCCGCCTGCCCGACATTGGCGAGGGCATTTCCGAGGCCGAAATCGTCGCGTGGCACGTCAAGGTCGGGGACCGGGTCGAGGAAGACCAGAGCCTGGCCGACATGATGACCGACAAGGCGACCGTCGAAATGGAATCGCCGGTTGCGGGTACCGTTGTCGAACTGGCGGGCGAAGTCGGTGATCAGGTGCCGATCGGATCGACGCTGGTGGTGATCGAAACCGAAGGTGCGGAGAGCGATGACGCACCCGCTCAGGGCGACGCCCCCACCGCGCCGGTGGTCGAGGAACAGGTCGAGGCCGAGAATCCCGGCGTCGAGGAAGTGGCGCCCACCGAAGCGCCCGCACCCGTCGAAACGCCCGCCCCGGCGCCTGCTGCGTCTGCCCCGGTACCTGCGCCGGTTGCGGACAAGGCAAAGGTGCTCGCCTCTCCCGCCGTGCGCGCGCGGGCCAAGGATCTGGGCATCGACCTGTCGCAGGTGCGGCATGAAGGGGCGCATGTCCGTCATGCCGATCTGGACGCCTTCCTGCGTTACGGCGCGGCGCAGGGCTATCACGCCCCGCACGCCAGCCGCGCGCGCGATGACGAGCAGGTCAAGGTCATCGGGATGCGTCGCCGCATTGCCGAAAACATGGCCGCGTCGAAGCGGGCGATCCCGCACTTTACCTATGTCGACGAAATCGACGTAACCGCGCTTGAGGCGATGCGCGGCGACCTGAACGCCAATCGCGGCGACCGGCCCAAGCTGACGCTGCTGCCGTTCCTGATCGTGGCGATCTGTCGCACGCTGCCCGACTTTCCGATGCTGAACGCGCGCTATGACGACGAAGCGGGCGTCGTGATGCGTTCGGGCCGGGTGCACATGGGCATGGCGACGCAGACCGATGCCGGGCTGATGGTGCCGGTCATCCGTGACGCGCAGGACAAGAATGTCTGGCAACTGGCGGCGGAGATCACGCGGCTGGCCGATGCCGCGCGCAGCGGCAAGGCGAAGTCGGACGAACTGTCCGGATCGACCATCACCGTCACGTCGCTGGGGCCGCTGGGCGGCATTGCCACCACGCCGGTCATCAACCGGCCCGAAGTGGCGATCATCGGCCCGAACAAGATCGTCGAGCGCCCGGTATTCGACGGGGACGACATTCGCCGCGCCAAGCTGATGAACCTGTCGATCAGCTGCGACCACCGCGTCGTCGATGGTTGGGATGCCGCCAGCTATGTCCAGGCGGTTCGCAAGCTGTTGGAAACACCGGTGCTGCTGTTCGCCGACTGA
- a CDS encoding CoA-acylating methylmalonate-semialdehyde dehydrogenase: MRTIDHFIAGHAGGGSARTSEVFDPNSGQVQATVPLGDRALLDAAVAAAQAAQPAWAATNPQRRARVMFRFKELVEANMDALAHMLSSEHGKVIADAKGDIQRGLEVVEFACGIPHALKGEYTHGAGPGIDVYSMRTPIGIGAGITPFNFPAMIPMWMFGVAIACGNAFILKPSERDPSVPVRLAELMREAGAPEGILQVVHGDKEMVDAILDHPAIGAVSFVGSSDIAHYVYRRGVEAGKRVQAMGGAKNHGIVMPDADLDQVVNDLSGAAFGSAGERCMALPVVVPVGEKTADALREKLIPAIAALRVGVSTDNDAHYGPVVNAAHKQRVENWIQTGVDEGAELVVDGRGFSLQGHEQGFFIGPSLFDRVTPDMQSYKEEIFGPVLQIVRAPDFETAVRLPSQHQYGNGVAIFTRNGHAAREFAARVEVGMVGINVPIPVPVAYHSFGGWKRSAFGDVNQHGMEGVRFWTRVKTVTQRWPDGGVGDAANAFVIPTMG, encoded by the coding sequence ATGCGGACGATCGACCATTTCATTGCGGGTCATGCCGGTGGCGGATCTGCGCGGACGAGCGAGGTGTTCGATCCCAACAGCGGTCAGGTGCAGGCAACCGTGCCGCTGGGCGACCGCGCGCTGCTGGACGCTGCCGTCGCCGCCGCACAGGCCGCGCAACCCGCATGGGCGGCCACCAACCCGCAACGCCGCGCGCGCGTGATGTTCCGGTTCAAGGAACTGGTTGAGGCGAACATGGACGCGCTGGCGCACATGCTGTCGTCCGAACATGGCAAGGTGATTGCCGATGCAAAGGGCGACATCCAGCGCGGGCTGGAAGTGGTCGAGTTCGCATGCGGCATCCCGCACGCGCTGAAGGGCGAATATACCCACGGCGCCGGTCCCGGCATCGACGTGTATTCGATGCGGACGCCGATCGGCATCGGGGCTGGCATCACGCCGTTCAATTTCCCGGCGATGATCCCGATGTGGATGTTCGGCGTCGCCATCGCCTGTGGCAACGCCTTCATCCTGAAGCCGTCGGAGCGTGACCCATCGGTCCCCGTGCGCCTGGCCGAACTGATGCGCGAAGCTGGCGCGCCGGAGGGGATTTTGCAGGTCGTTCACGGCGACAAGGAAATGGTCGACGCGATCCTCGATCATCCGGCGATCGGCGCGGTCAGCTTCGTCGGCTCCTCCGACATCGCCCATTATGTCTATCGCCGCGGGGTCGAGGCCGGAAAGCGCGTACAGGCGATGGGCGGGGCCAAGAATCATGGCATCGTCATGCCCGACGCCGATCTGGATCAGGTGGTGAACGACCTGTCGGGCGCGGCATTCGGTTCGGCGGGGGAGCGGTGCATGGCGCTGCCCGTCGTGGTGCCGGTAGGCGAAAAGACCGCCGATGCGCTGCGCGAAAAGCTGATCCCCGCCATCGCCGCGCTGCGCGTGGGCGTGTCGACCGACAATGACGCGCATTACGGCCCGGTCGTGAATGCTGCGCACAAACAGCGCGTCGAAAACTGGATTCAGACTGGCGTGGACGAGGGCGCGGAACTGGTCGTCGATGGACGCGGGTTCAGCCTTCAGGGGCATGAGCAGGGCTTTTTCATCGGCCCCAGCCTGTTCGACCGCGTGACGCCCGACATGCAGTCCTACAAGGAGGAAATCTTCGGTCCGGTCCTCCAGATCGTACGCGCGCCTGATTTTGAAACGGCGGTGCGGCTGCCCAGCCAGCATCAATATGGTAATGGCGTCGCGATCTTTACCCGCAACGGCCATGCCGCGCGCGAGTTCGCGGCGCGGGTTGAGGTGGGCATGGTCGGCATCAACGTGCCGATCCCGGTGCCCGTCGCCTATCACAGCTTTGGCGGGTGGAAGCGTTCCGCCTTTGGCGATGTCAACCAGCATGGGATGGAGGGCGTGCGGTTCTGGACCAGGGTCAAGACCGTTACGCAACGCTGGCCCGATGGCGGGGTGGGCGACGCCGCCAACGCCTTTGTCATCCCGACCATGGGCTGA
- a CDS encoding molybdenum cofactor guanylyltransferase, giving the protein MILGAVLAGGESRRFGSDKAAALLDGRPLIDHALAALEPHCDALAVVGREWPGVAGVPDRPGPGLGPLGGLNAALHHGAGMGADAVLTLGCDTPAVPHALLAMLAGRGDAVFVGGLPIIGIWPVRHAALLDHFVATDPRRSMRGWAAVCEAVPVDAPPLANINTPGDLDTVLRDRPPPC; this is encoded by the coding sequence GTGATTCTGGGTGCGGTTCTGGCTGGCGGCGAATCGCGCCGGTTCGGCAGCGACAAGGCGGCGGCGCTGCTGGATGGCCGTCCGCTGATCGATCATGCGCTGGCGGCGTTGGAGCCGCATTGCGATGCACTGGCTGTGGTCGGGCGAGAGTGGCCGGGCGTAGCGGGCGTGCCCGATCGTCCGGGTCCGGGACTGGGGCCGCTGGGCGGGCTGAACGCCGCGCTGCATCACGGCGCCGGGATGGGCGCGGATGCGGTCCTGACGCTGGGGTGCGACACGCCCGCCGTGCCGCACGCGCTGCTGGCGATGCTGGCGGGGCGGGGCGATGCGGTCTTTGTCGGCGGCCTGCCCATTATCGGCATCTGGCCGGTGCGCCATGCCGCTTTGCTCGACCATTTCGTCGCGACCGACCCGCGCCGCTCGATGCGCGGATGGGCGGCCGTGTGCGAGGCGGTGCCCGTCGACGCGCCGCCACTGGCCAACATCAACACACCGGGCGACCTCGACACGGTGTTGCGGGACCGCCCGCCACCCTGCTAG
- the fdhD gene encoding formate dehydrogenase accessory sulfurtransferase FdhD, translating to MPEPAKLTRFNAIARDGAARGIERAVAVERPIAVEFNGIGYAVLMATPADLDDLITGFALAERLIERAGELAELDLHPTDRGVIARATLIPERAARVADRVRHRVSESGCGLCGIENLEQALRPLPRVTATSDAGDAACFAALSALRDHQPLNRATGGVHAAALAAADGTIRLVREDVGRHNAFDKLIGAIARGGLGWDGGLALLSSRCSFELVEKAALANCPLLVTISAPTTLAVERAGEAGLRLVVLARPDTMLAVP from the coding sequence GTGCCTGAACCCGCGAAGCTGACGCGCTTCAACGCCATCGCCCGCGACGGGGCCGCGCGGGGTATCGAGCGCGCGGTGGCGGTCGAGCGGCCGATTGCGGTCGAGTTCAACGGCATCGGCTATGCCGTGCTGATGGCGACGCCCGCCGATCTGGATGATCTGATCACCGGCTTTGCGCTGGCCGAACGCCTGATCGAGCGGGCGGGGGAGCTGGCCGAACTGGACCTGCACCCGACCGACCGTGGCGTGATCGCGCGCGCAACCCTGATCCCCGAACGCGCTGCGCGGGTGGCGGACCGGGTGCGGCACCGCGTGTCCGAAAGCGGGTGCGGCCTGTGCGGGATCGAGAATCTGGAACAGGCGCTACGCCCGTTGCCACGTGTCACTGCGACCAGTGATGCTGGCGATGCGGCCTGTTTCGCCGCGCTGTCGGCCTTGCGCGATCATCAGCCGCTGAATCGCGCGACTGGCGGCGTCCATGCCGCCGCGCTTGCCGCCGCTGACGGCACGATCCGCCTGGTGCGCGAGGATGTCGGCCGCCACAACGCCTTCGACAAGCTGATCGGCGCGATTGCGCGCGGCGGACTGGGTTGGGACGGCGGCCTTGCGCTGCTCAGCTCGCGCTGTTCGTTCGAACTGGTGGAGAAGGCGGCACTGGCGAATTGTCCGCTGCTCGTCACCATTTCGGCGCCGACGACGCTGGCGGTGGAACGGGCGGGCGAAGCCGGGCTGCGGCTGGTGGTGCTGGCGCGGCCTGACACGATGCTGGCGGTGCCGTGA
- a CDS encoding tyrosine recombinase XerC: protein MAWGSVASVTDAPLPIAFARHLARDRRRSAHTVRAYQATAERLLAFLRLHWGGPVAAGDLSRLSQADLRAFLAARRETGLGNASTARELSAVRALMAFAGAPPPRVSGPRVKKGVPRPIAPAEAVALAEEVSEDAREPWIGARDWAVLLLLYGAGLRIGEAMALTGAALPVGDTLRVTGKRAKMRVVPLLPAVRDAIQAYAAACPYHLSGDAPLFRGAKGGPLSPAIIRRSVRAARVRLGLSDRTTPHALRHSFATHLLGRGADLRALQELLGHASLASTQIYTAVDAAHLLDVYRNAHPRA from the coding sequence ATGGCATGGGGTAGCGTCGCGTCCGTGACCGACGCGCCGCTTCCCATCGCCTTTGCCCGGCATCTGGCCCGCGACCGGCGGCGTTCGGCGCATACGGTACGCGCCTATCAGGCAACGGCGGAGCGGTTGCTGGCGTTTCTGCGCCTGCACTGGGGAGGCCCCGTCGCCGCCGGCGACCTGTCGCGGTTGAGCCAGGCCGATCTGCGTGCCTTTCTGGCGGCGCGGCGGGAAACGGGGTTGGGTAATGCATCGACCGCGCGCGAATTGTCGGCGGTGCGCGCGCTGATGGCCTTTGCCGGGGCGCCGCCGCCGCGTGTTTCCGGCCCGCGCGTGAAAAAGGGCGTACCGCGCCCCATTGCCCCCGCCGAAGCGGTCGCGCTGGCCGAGGAAGTGTCAGAGGATGCGCGTGAACCGTGGATCGGCGCGCGCGACTGGGCAGTGCTGCTGCTGCTGTACGGCGCGGGCCTTCGCATTGGAGAGGCGATGGCGCTGACCGGCGCGGCGCTGCCCGTCGGCGACACGCTGCGCGTCACGGGGAAGCGGGCCAAGATGCGGGTCGTGCCGCTGTTGCCCGCCGTGCGCGACGCGATCCAGGCTTATGCCGCCGCCTGCCCCTATCACCTGTCGGGGGATGCACCGCTGTTTCGCGGGGCAAAGGGCGGTCCCCTGTCGCCCGCGATCATCCGCCGGTCGGTGCGCGCGGCGCGCGTGCGGCTGGGTCTGTCCGACCGCACCACGCCCCATGCGCTGCGGCACAGCTTTGCCACGCACCTGCTGGGCCGGGGCGCCGATTTGCGCGCGTTGCAGGAGCTGTTGGGCCATGCCAGCCTGGCGTCCACCCAAATCTATACCGCGGTCGACGCGGCGCATCTGCTGGACGTCTATCGAAATGCCCATCCGCGTGCCTGA
- a CDS encoding alpha-ketoacid dehydrogenase subunit beta, whose translation MNMIQAINSAMDVMMARDSSVVVMGEDVGYFGGVFRATAGLQTKYGKTRVFDTPITECGIIGVAIGMGAYGLRPVPEIQFADYIYPALDQLVSEAARLRYRSGGEFTAPITVRSPFGGGIFGGQTHSQSPEGIFTHVSGMKTVIPATPYDAKGLLIAAIEDNDPVLFFEPKRIYNGPFDGNWDRPAKNWSAHPGGAVPTGYYRIPLGKAACVREGGDLTILAYGTMVHVAQAVVEDAGVDAEILDLRTLVPLDIEAIEASVKKTGRCMIIHEATRTAGFGAELSALVTERCFHHLEAPVERVTGFDTPYPHSLEWAYFPGPVRIGQALKKIMKD comes from the coding sequence ATGAACATGATCCAGGCGATCAATTCCGCCATGGACGTGATGATGGCCCGCGATTCCAGCGTCGTGGTGATGGGCGAGGATGTCGGCTATTTCGGCGGCGTTTTCCGCGCCACCGCCGGTTTGCAGACCAAATATGGCAAGACCCGCGTGTTCGACACGCCGATCACCGAATGCGGGATCATCGGCGTAGCGATCGGCATGGGCGCTTACGGCCTGCGCCCGGTGCCGGAGATCCAGTTCGCCGATTATATCTATCCGGCGCTGGACCAGCTGGTGTCGGAAGCGGCACGGCTGCGCTATCGTTCCGGTGGGGAATTTACCGCGCCGATCACGGTGCGCTCTCCCTTTGGCGGCGGCATTTTCGGCGGGCAGACGCACAGCCAGTCGCCGGAGGGCATCTTTACCCACGTATCGGGCATGAAGACCGTCATCCCGGCCACCCCCTATGACGCCAAGGGGCTGTTGATCGCCGCGATCGAGGATAACGATCCCGTCCTCTTTTTCGAACCCAAGCGCATCTATAACGGTCCGTTCGACGGCAATTGGGACCGCCCGGCCAAGAACTGGTCCGCGCATCCCGGCGGCGCGGTGCCGACCGGCTATTACCGCATTCCCTTGGGCAAGGCGGCGTGCGTGCGCGAAGGCGGCGACCTGACCATCCTGGCTTATGGCACGATGGTGCATGTGGCGCAGGCGGTGGTGGAGGATGCGGGCGTCGATGCCGAAATCCTCGACCTCCGCACGCTGGTCCCGCTGGACATCGAGGCGATCGAGGCGTCGGTAAAAAAGACCGGCCGCTGCATGATCATCCACGAAGCGACGCGCACCGCCGGTTTCGGCGCGGAATTGTCGGCGCTCGTCACCGAACGCTGTTTTCACCATCTCGAAGCCCCGGTCGAGCGCGTGACCGGGTTCGACACGCCTTATCCGCACAGTCTTGAATGGGCCTATTTCCCCGGCCCGGTGCGGATCGGACAGGCGCTGAAAAAGATCATGAAGGACTGA
- a CDS encoding 3-methyl-2-oxobutanoate dehydrogenase (2-methylpropanoyl-transferring) subunit alpha, producing MTGVPPANRPPLSLHVPEPRFRPGDKVDYSHIDVPPAGAARRPEPGDAPDSFHELAYGLVRVLDDQGQAVGPWAPRLSPDMLRLMLRKMALVRAFDERMFRAQRQGKTSFYMKCTGEEAVSVAATMAMQRDDMCFPSYRQQGILITRGYSLVEMMNQIYSNRGDKLQGKQLPIMYSAKDHGFFSISGNLTTQYPQAVGWAMASAAKGDSRIAATWCGEGSTAEGDFHSALTFATVYRAPVILNVVNNQWAISSFSGFAGAEATTFAARALGYGIAGLRVDGNDPLAVYAATEWAAERARTNAGPTLIEHFTYRAEGHSTSDDPTAYRSAEEATEWPLGDPIRRLRDHLIALGEWDEDAHAAQDLELAETVKKAQKEAEANGILGHGLHQPLDTLFDGVFEEMPWHLKEQQAQMLAEEEASGRPWARK from the coding sequence TTGACAGGCGTTCCACCCGCCAATCGCCCGCCCCTGTCGCTGCATGTGCCCGAACCGCGATTCCGGCCCGGCGACAAGGTTGATTACAGCCATATCGACGTGCCGCCTGCCGGTGCCGCGCGCCGTCCCGAACCGGGCGACGCGCCCGACAGCTTTCACGAACTGGCCTATGGTCTGGTGCGCGTGCTGGACGATCAGGGGCAGGCCGTCGGGCCATGGGCGCCGCGCCTGTCGCCCGATATGCTGCGCCTGATGCTGCGCAAGATGGCGCTGGTGCGCGCGTTCGACGAACGCATGTTCCGTGCCCAGCGTCAGGGCAAGACCAGCTTCTATATGAAGTGCACCGGCGAAGAAGCCGTGTCGGTTGCCGCCACCATGGCGATGCAGCGCGACGACATGTGTTTCCCCAGCTATCGCCAGCAGGGCATCCTCATCACGCGCGGCTACAGCCTGGTCGAGATGATGAACCAGATCTACTCCAACCGGGGTGACAAGCTGCAGGGCAAGCAGCTGCCGATCATGTATTCGGCGAAGGATCATGGTTTCTTCTCGATCTCCGGCAACCTGACGACGCAATATCCCCAGGCCGTAGGCTGGGCGATGGCGAGCGCGGCCAAGGGCGACAGCCGTATCGCCGCGACCTGGTGCGGCGAAGGGTCGACGGCGGAGGGCGATTTCCACTCCGCGCTGACCTTTGCCACCGTCTATCGCGCGCCGGTCATCCTGAACGTCGTCAACAACCAATGGGCGATTTCGAGCTTTTCAGGCTTTGCGGGTGCCGAGGCGACGACGTTCGCCGCGCGCGCGCTGGGCTATGGCATTGCCGGGTTGCGTGTCGACGGCAACGATCCGCTGGCGGTCTATGCCGCGACCGAATGGGCGGCGGAGCGCGCGCGCACCAATGCCGGGCCGACGCTGATCGAACATTTCACCTATCGCGCCGAGGGGCATTCGACCAGCGACGATCCCACCGCCTATCGCTCTGCCGAAGAGGCGACCGAATGGCCGTTGGGCGACCCGATCCGCCGGTTGCGCGACCACCTGATCGCGCTGGGCGAATGGGACGAAGACGCCCATGCCGCGCAGGATCTGGAACTCGCCGAAACGGTGAAGAAGGCGCAGAAGGAAGCCGAGGCGAACGGCATCCTTGGCCACGGCCTGCACCAGCCGCTCGACACGCTGTTCGACGGCGTGTTCGAGGAAATGCCCTGGCACCTCAAGGAACAACAGGCCCAGATGCTGGCCGAGGAAGAAGCGAGCGGACGGCCATGGGCGCGCAAGTGA